The following coding sequences are from one Triticum aestivum cultivar Chinese Spring chromosome 5A, IWGSC CS RefSeq v2.1, whole genome shotgun sequence window:
- the LOC123106326 gene encoding uncharacterized protein → MVSEFVVQYYAQKYGQSLFLDPNKKGGYVDVRFADHDQALLVVERREEYPFKVTWTRTVDRSQMINDQPQVPCYPSYCHLLCRNVCRCIDYYIGLASIVICYAEMCVDA, encoded by the exons ATGGTTTCAGAATTTGTGGTACAGTACTACGCACAGAAGTATGGTCAG TCTCTCTTCCTGGATCCAAATAAGAAAGGCGGCTATGTTGATGTGAGATTTGCAGACCATGATCAAGCACTATTAGTTGTAGAACGACGTGAGGAGTATCCATTCAAAGTGACTTGGACACGTACCGTTGATAGATCGCAGATGATTA ATGACCAGCCTCAAGTTCCATGTTATCCATCTTACTGTCATTTGCTATGCAGAAATGTGTGTAGATGCATAGACTACTATATTGGGTTGGCTTCTATTGTGATTTGCTATGCAGAAATGTGTGTAGATGCATAG